A DNA window from Mobula hypostoma chromosome 3, sMobHyp1.1, whole genome shotgun sequence contains the following coding sequences:
- the LOC134344209 gene encoding adiponectin receptor protein 1-like, which produces MSVQRSASEVCGASSDGGQASNIELTELLDDKPKPQAGGNSAVGMEVKTDPGTQNEEEEEEEVRVLTLPLQAHHAMEKMEEFVYKVWEGRWRVIPYDVLPDWLKDNDYLLYGHRPPMPSFRACFKSIFRIHTETGNIWTHLLGFVFFLGLGILTLLRPNMYFMAPLQEKVVFGMFFLGAVLCLSFSWLFHTVYCHSEKVSRTFSKLDYSGIALLIMGSFVPWLYYSFYCSPQPRLIYLGIVCALGISAIIVAQWDRFATPKHRLTRAGVFLGLGLSGIVPTLHFTIAEGFVKATTVGQMGWFYLMAAMYITGAGLYAARIPERFFPGKCDIWFQSHQLFHVLVVIAAFVHFHGVSNLQEFRYGLEGGCTDDSLL; this is translated from the exons ATGTCTGTCCAGAGGTCAGCGAGTGAAGTGTGTGGGGCATCCAGTGACGGCGGCCAGGCAAGCAACATTGAACTAACTGAACTGCTGGATGACAAGCCCAAGCCCCAGGCCGGTGGGAACTCTGCAGTT GGAATGGAAGTTAAGACAGACCCTGGAACACAGaatgaggaggaagaggaagaggaggtgCGAGTACTGACCCTCCCTCTTCAGGCTCATCATGCAATGGAGAAGATGGAGGAGTTTGTGTACAAG GTTTGGGAGGGCCGTTGGCGAGTGATCCCTTATGATGTGCTCCCCGATTGGCTGAAGGACAATGACTATCTCCTTTATGGACACAGGCCACCAATGCCCTCTTTTCGAGCTTGCTTCAAGAGCATCTTTAGAATCCACACAGAGACCGGTAACATCTGGACGCATCTCTTGG GTTTTGTCTTTTTCTTGGGTCTGGGAATCCTGACACTCCTGAGGCCCAATATGTACTTCATGGCCCCCCTGCAGGAAAAGGTGGTCTTCGGAATGTTCTTCCTGGGAGCTGTCCTCTGTCTCAGCTTCTCCTGGCTCTTCCACACAGTGTACTGCCACTCTGAGAAAGTCTCCAGAACATTCTCCAA ATTGGACTATTCAGGAATCGCCTTGCTCATTATGGGCAGCTTCGTGCCCTGGCTGTACTATTCATTCTACTGCTCCCCCCAGCCCCGCCTCATCTACCTCGGCATTGTTTGCGCTCTAGGGATATCAGCCATTATCGTTGCTCAGTGGGACCGATTTGCAACACCTAAGCACCGGCTTACAAGAGCAG gGGTGTTTCTGGGTCTAGGCCTGAGTGGTATAGTACCCACTCTACATTTTACTATCGCTGAAGGCTTTGTAAAAGCAACAACTGTTGGACAGATGGGCTGGTTTTACCTGATGGCGGCGATGTACATCACTGGGGCTGGGTTGTATGCAGCTCGCATTCCAGAACGCTTCTTCCCTGGAAAGTGTGATATCTGG TTCCAGTCGCACCAGTTGTTCCATGTGCTGGTGGTGATTGCAGCCTTTGTTCACTTCCATGGAGTTTCCAACCTGCAGGAATTCCGATATGGGCTCGAAGGAGGTTGCACAGACGACTCACTGCTCTGA